In one Bactrocera tryoni isolate S06 chromosome 5, CSIRO_BtryS06_freeze2, whole genome shotgun sequence genomic region, the following are encoded:
- the LOC120778078 gene encoding ankyrin repeat domain-containing protein 18A isoform X1 — translation MVGGGGGGDNKVVATLRADGSVYPASGTSIGQLVNLMNYKIRTEVDVSNKALNTFNVPTTVVDLGKQLLQYARDGDLKGVKNMLSRGAPFTSDWLGMSALHFAAMNNQYEVCDALLKGGINKDSKTKVDRTPLHMACFYGNERIVELLLAKKCIVNPRDMLRMTPLHWAVEKGHKSIARLLLKHNADVTVTSKFGKTPIALAVLTEQADLLEELESARQSQINRKYNEEHEVRAKRFKKETSDAVNSIMGLTNFSAEEAASSTKITLEVDDELTNNSDFAESKISDLANIKETGVLDKTTINMLKDHGISMMPEDEDTSKELLATALQNGRQLVLSEGGKLLLNETKKIHNNNNGKSASSSSGNANSNTSNVRNYTVLPVRGTLASRTQNYKARASIISKAKDNLNMYKNVRIISLNDFKKFYGNTNIKGVQKIPASMASERLARIRQISEEQRILNPGNRQVYTNTRTLAQRQLKAGQTVVKTEQPSTIIAEDDDIDSIIQLAPTDSDTELSDSEHTQQQQQQTQQAQKQNQPQQKLSNVSIQGTKQLLNIAAPQVIRQLTTKQGTLVGTKLNMSGGEAAKPQAGSTVISLLSVPEICRQLYELRRQNDDLKRKFDVAQKEKEEMRQRLDRLEELLLVEKTDDGYVDT, via the exons ATGGtaggcggcggcggcggtggcgaCAATAAAGTTGTGGCCACTTTACGAGCGGATGGAAGTGTATATCCTGCAAGTGGCACTTCCATTGGGCAATTAGTGAATTTAATGAACTATAAAATT CGTACGGAAGTGGATGTCAGCAATAAGGCGCTCAATACATTCAATGTACCAACAACCGTAGTGGATTTGGGTAAACAACTGTTACAGTACGCGCGGGACGGTGATCTGAAGGGAGTGAAAAATATGTTGTCGCGCGGAGCACCATTCACCTCGGATTGG ttgGGCATGTCGGCGCTACATTTTGCAGCTATGAATAACCAATATGAGGTGTGTGACGCGCTTTTGAAGGGCGGCATCAATAAGGACTCGAAAACAAAAGTAGATCGTACACCGCTGCACATGGCGTGCTTCTACGGCAATGAACGCATTGTGGAACTTTTGCTAGCCAAAAAGTGCATAGTAAATCCACGAGATATG TTACGCATGACACCTTTGCATTGGGCTGTGGAAAAAGGCCATAAGTCCATTGCGCGTCTGCTGCTTAAGCACAACGCTGACGTGACGGTTACTTCCAAATTCGGCAAAACTCCCATCGCTCTCGCAGTGTTGACAGAACAAGCTGACTTACTCGAGGAATTGGAATCTGCACGGCAATCGCAAATAAACCGCAAATATAATGAGGAGCATGAG GTGCGGGCCAAGCGTTTCAAA AAAGAGACATCTGATGCGGTGAACTCCATAATGGGTTTGACAAATTTTAGCGCAGAAGAAGCGGCAAGCTCCACAAAAATCACACTGGAAGTCGACGATGAGCTAACAAATAATAGCGACTTCGCAGAGTCCAAAATATCCGATTTGGCAAACATTAagg AAACCGGCGTTCTGGACAAGACCACTATCAATATGCTGAAGGACCATGGCATTTCGATGATGCCAGAGGACGAAGACACTTCAAAGGAGCTGCTCGCCACTGCCTTGCAAAACGGGCGCCAACTGGTGCTGTCCGAGGGTGGCAAATTGTTGCTTAATGAgactaaaaaaatacataacaaTAATAACGGTAAAAGTGCCTCCAGCAGCAGTGGAAACGCGAATTCCAATACCAGCAATGTGCGAAATTATACGGTCTTGCCCGTGCGCGGCACGCTAGCATCGCGTACGCAAAATTACAAAGCGCGAGCGAGCATCATATCCAAAGCGAAAGATAATCTCAATATGTACAAG AACGTGCGCATCATTTCACTAAACGATTTTAAAAAGTTCTACGGCAATACAAACATTAAAGGCGTGCAAAAGATACCTGCTTCCATGGCGAG TGAACGTTTGGCGCGTATAAGACAAATAAGCGAAGAACAACGAATACTTAATCCTGGTAATCGACAGGTTTACACCAATACACGCACCTTGGCACAACGACAG TTGAAAGCTGGCCAAACAGTGGTAAAGACGGAGCAACCGTCGACTATAATAGCCGAGGATGATGATATTGATTCGATAATACAGCTGGCACCAACCGATAGTGATACCGAATTGTCGGACAGCGAACAtacacagcagcagcaacaacaaactcaACAAGCCCAAAAACAAAATCAGCCACAGCAAAAACTATCTAACGTCAGCATACAAGGCACTAAACAATTGTTGAATATCGCTGCGCCGCAAGTAATACGTCAGTTGACGACCAAGCAAGGCACGCTGGTTGGCACTAAACTCAACATGTCCGGCGGTGAAGCTGCCAAACCACAAGCAGGCTCCACTGTCATCTCTCTGCTATCTGTGCCGGAAATATGCCGTCAACTATACGAGCTACGTCGGCAGAACGACGATTTGAAGCGCAAATTCGATGTAGCACAAAAGGAGAAGGAGGAGATGCGTCAGCGTTTGGATCGTTTGGAGGAGCTGTTGCTAGTGGAGAAAACGGATGATGGCTATGTGGATACCTAG
- the LOC120778078 gene encoding ankyrin repeat domain-containing protein 18A isoform X3, with amino-acid sequence MVGGGGGGDNKVVATLRADGSVYPASGTSIGQLVNLMNYKIRTEVDVSNKALNTFNVPTTVVDLGKQLLQYARDGDLKGVKNMLSRGAPFTSDWLGMSALHFAAMNNQYEVCDALLKGGINKDSKTKVDRTPLHMACFYGNERIVELLLAKKCIVNPRDMLRMTPLHWAVEKGHKSIARLLLKHNADVTVTSKFGKTPIALAVLTEQADLLEELESARQSQINRKYNEEHEKETSDAVNSIMGLTNFSAEEAASSTKITLEVDDELTNNSDFAESKISDLANIKETGVLDKTTINMLKDHGISMMPEDEDTSKELLATALQNGRQLVLSEGGKLLLNETKKIHNNNNGKSASSSSGNANSNTSNVRNYTVLPVRGTLASRTQNYKARASIISKAKDNLNMYKNVRIISLNDFKKFYGNTNIKGVQKIPASMASERLARIRQISEEQRILNPGNRQVYTNTRTLAQRQLKAGQTVVKTEQPSTIIAEDDDIDSIIQLAPTDSDTELSDSEHTQQQQQQTQQAQKQNQPQQKLSNVSIQGTKQLLNIAAPQVIRQLTTKQGTLVGTKLNMSGGEAAKPQAGSTVISLLSVPEICRQLYELRRQNDDLKRKFDVAQKEKEEMRQRLDRLEELLLVEKTDDGYVDT; translated from the exons ATGGtaggcggcggcggcggtggcgaCAATAAAGTTGTGGCCACTTTACGAGCGGATGGAAGTGTATATCCTGCAAGTGGCACTTCCATTGGGCAATTAGTGAATTTAATGAACTATAAAATT CGTACGGAAGTGGATGTCAGCAATAAGGCGCTCAATACATTCAATGTACCAACAACCGTAGTGGATTTGGGTAAACAACTGTTACAGTACGCGCGGGACGGTGATCTGAAGGGAGTGAAAAATATGTTGTCGCGCGGAGCACCATTCACCTCGGATTGG ttgGGCATGTCGGCGCTACATTTTGCAGCTATGAATAACCAATATGAGGTGTGTGACGCGCTTTTGAAGGGCGGCATCAATAAGGACTCGAAAACAAAAGTAGATCGTACACCGCTGCACATGGCGTGCTTCTACGGCAATGAACGCATTGTGGAACTTTTGCTAGCCAAAAAGTGCATAGTAAATCCACGAGATATG TTACGCATGACACCTTTGCATTGGGCTGTGGAAAAAGGCCATAAGTCCATTGCGCGTCTGCTGCTTAAGCACAACGCTGACGTGACGGTTACTTCCAAATTCGGCAAAACTCCCATCGCTCTCGCAGTGTTGACAGAACAAGCTGACTTACTCGAGGAATTGGAATCTGCACGGCAATCGCAAATAAACCGCAAATATAATGAGGAGCATGAG AAAGAGACATCTGATGCGGTGAACTCCATAATGGGTTTGACAAATTTTAGCGCAGAAGAAGCGGCAAGCTCCACAAAAATCACACTGGAAGTCGACGATGAGCTAACAAATAATAGCGACTTCGCAGAGTCCAAAATATCCGATTTGGCAAACATTAagg AAACCGGCGTTCTGGACAAGACCACTATCAATATGCTGAAGGACCATGGCATTTCGATGATGCCAGAGGACGAAGACACTTCAAAGGAGCTGCTCGCCACTGCCTTGCAAAACGGGCGCCAACTGGTGCTGTCCGAGGGTGGCAAATTGTTGCTTAATGAgactaaaaaaatacataacaaTAATAACGGTAAAAGTGCCTCCAGCAGCAGTGGAAACGCGAATTCCAATACCAGCAATGTGCGAAATTATACGGTCTTGCCCGTGCGCGGCACGCTAGCATCGCGTACGCAAAATTACAAAGCGCGAGCGAGCATCATATCCAAAGCGAAAGATAATCTCAATATGTACAAG AACGTGCGCATCATTTCACTAAACGATTTTAAAAAGTTCTACGGCAATACAAACATTAAAGGCGTGCAAAAGATACCTGCTTCCATGGCGAG TGAACGTTTGGCGCGTATAAGACAAATAAGCGAAGAACAACGAATACTTAATCCTGGTAATCGACAGGTTTACACCAATACACGCACCTTGGCACAACGACAG TTGAAAGCTGGCCAAACAGTGGTAAAGACGGAGCAACCGTCGACTATAATAGCCGAGGATGATGATATTGATTCGATAATACAGCTGGCACCAACCGATAGTGATACCGAATTGTCGGACAGCGAACAtacacagcagcagcaacaacaaactcaACAAGCCCAAAAACAAAATCAGCCACAGCAAAAACTATCTAACGTCAGCATACAAGGCACTAAACAATTGTTGAATATCGCTGCGCCGCAAGTAATACGTCAGTTGACGACCAAGCAAGGCACGCTGGTTGGCACTAAACTCAACATGTCCGGCGGTGAAGCTGCCAAACCACAAGCAGGCTCCACTGTCATCTCTCTGCTATCTGTGCCGGAAATATGCCGTCAACTATACGAGCTACGTCGGCAGAACGACGATTTGAAGCGCAAATTCGATGTAGCACAAAAGGAGAAGGAGGAGATGCGTCAGCGTTTGGATCGTTTGGAGGAGCTGTTGCTAGTGGAGAAAACGGATGATGGCTATGTGGATACCTAG
- the LOC120778078 gene encoding ankyrin repeat domain-containing protein 18A isoform X2: MVGGGGGGDNKVVATLRADGSVYPASGTSIGQLVNLMNYKIRTEVDVSNKALNTFNVPTTVVDLGKQLLQYARDGDLKGVKNMLSRGAPFTSDWLGMSALHFAAMNNQYEVCDALLKGGINKDSKTKVDRTPLHMACFYGNERIVELLLAKKCIVNPRDMLRMTPLHWAVEKGHKSIARLLLKHNADVTVTSKFGKTPIALAVLTEQADLLEELESARQSQINRKYNEEHEVRAKRFKKETSDAVNSIMGLTNFSAEEAASSTKITLEVDDELTNNSDFAESKISDLANIKETGVLDKTTINMLKDHGISMMPEDEDTSKELLATALQNGRQLVLSEGGKLLLNETKKIHNNNNGKSASSSSGNANSNTSNVRNYTVLPVRGTLASRTQNYKARASIISKAKDNLNMYKNVRIISLNDFKKFYGNTNIKGVQKIPASMARQISEEQRILNPGNRQVYTNTRTLAQRQLKAGQTVVKTEQPSTIIAEDDDIDSIIQLAPTDSDTELSDSEHTQQQQQQTQQAQKQNQPQQKLSNVSIQGTKQLLNIAAPQVIRQLTTKQGTLVGTKLNMSGGEAAKPQAGSTVISLLSVPEICRQLYELRRQNDDLKRKFDVAQKEKEEMRQRLDRLEELLLVEKTDDGYVDT, encoded by the exons ATGGtaggcggcggcggcggtggcgaCAATAAAGTTGTGGCCACTTTACGAGCGGATGGAAGTGTATATCCTGCAAGTGGCACTTCCATTGGGCAATTAGTGAATTTAATGAACTATAAAATT CGTACGGAAGTGGATGTCAGCAATAAGGCGCTCAATACATTCAATGTACCAACAACCGTAGTGGATTTGGGTAAACAACTGTTACAGTACGCGCGGGACGGTGATCTGAAGGGAGTGAAAAATATGTTGTCGCGCGGAGCACCATTCACCTCGGATTGG ttgGGCATGTCGGCGCTACATTTTGCAGCTATGAATAACCAATATGAGGTGTGTGACGCGCTTTTGAAGGGCGGCATCAATAAGGACTCGAAAACAAAAGTAGATCGTACACCGCTGCACATGGCGTGCTTCTACGGCAATGAACGCATTGTGGAACTTTTGCTAGCCAAAAAGTGCATAGTAAATCCACGAGATATG TTACGCATGACACCTTTGCATTGGGCTGTGGAAAAAGGCCATAAGTCCATTGCGCGTCTGCTGCTTAAGCACAACGCTGACGTGACGGTTACTTCCAAATTCGGCAAAACTCCCATCGCTCTCGCAGTGTTGACAGAACAAGCTGACTTACTCGAGGAATTGGAATCTGCACGGCAATCGCAAATAAACCGCAAATATAATGAGGAGCATGAG GTGCGGGCCAAGCGTTTCAAA AAAGAGACATCTGATGCGGTGAACTCCATAATGGGTTTGACAAATTTTAGCGCAGAAGAAGCGGCAAGCTCCACAAAAATCACACTGGAAGTCGACGATGAGCTAACAAATAATAGCGACTTCGCAGAGTCCAAAATATCCGATTTGGCAAACATTAagg AAACCGGCGTTCTGGACAAGACCACTATCAATATGCTGAAGGACCATGGCATTTCGATGATGCCAGAGGACGAAGACACTTCAAAGGAGCTGCTCGCCACTGCCTTGCAAAACGGGCGCCAACTGGTGCTGTCCGAGGGTGGCAAATTGTTGCTTAATGAgactaaaaaaatacataacaaTAATAACGGTAAAAGTGCCTCCAGCAGCAGTGGAAACGCGAATTCCAATACCAGCAATGTGCGAAATTATACGGTCTTGCCCGTGCGCGGCACGCTAGCATCGCGTACGCAAAATTACAAAGCGCGAGCGAGCATCATATCCAAAGCGAAAGATAATCTCAATATGTACAAG AACGTGCGCATCATTTCACTAAACGATTTTAAAAAGTTCTACGGCAATACAAACATTAAAGGCGTGCAAAAGATACCTGCTTCCATGGCGAG ACAAATAAGCGAAGAACAACGAATACTTAATCCTGGTAATCGACAGGTTTACACCAATACACGCACCTTGGCACAACGACAG TTGAAAGCTGGCCAAACAGTGGTAAAGACGGAGCAACCGTCGACTATAATAGCCGAGGATGATGATATTGATTCGATAATACAGCTGGCACCAACCGATAGTGATACCGAATTGTCGGACAGCGAACAtacacagcagcagcaacaacaaactcaACAAGCCCAAAAACAAAATCAGCCACAGCAAAAACTATCTAACGTCAGCATACAAGGCACTAAACAATTGTTGAATATCGCTGCGCCGCAAGTAATACGTCAGTTGACGACCAAGCAAGGCACGCTGGTTGGCACTAAACTCAACATGTCCGGCGGTGAAGCTGCCAAACCACAAGCAGGCTCCACTGTCATCTCTCTGCTATCTGTGCCGGAAATATGCCGTCAACTATACGAGCTACGTCGGCAGAACGACGATTTGAAGCGCAAATTCGATGTAGCACAAAAGGAGAAGGAGGAGATGCGTCAGCGTTTGGATCGTTTGGAGGAGCTGTTGCTAGTGGAGAAAACGGATGATGGCTATGTGGATACCTAG